CCTTTCCCTCACGGTACTGGTTCACTATCGGTCAGTCAGTAGTATTTAGCCTTGGAGGATGGTCCCCCCATATTCAGACAGGATATCACGTGTCCCGCCCTACTCGATTTCACCTAAAATGCGCTGTCGGTTACGGGGCTATCACCCTGTATCGCAGACCTTTCCAGAACTTTCACCTGACGCATTATAGGCTTAAGGGCTAGTCCAATTTCGCTCGCCGCTACTTTCGGAATCTCGGTTGATTTCTTTTCCTCGGGGTACTTAGATGTTTCAGTTCCCCCGGTTCGCCTCATTACCCTATGTATTCAGATAATGATAACTGCTTATGCAGTTGGGTTTCCCCATTCGGAAATCCCAGACTCAAATGACTTTTACTGTCTAATCTGGGCTTATCGCAAGTTAATACGTCCTTCATCGCCTCTGACTGCCAAGGCATCCACCGTGTACGCTTAGTCACTTAACCATACAACCCCAAAGGGTCTTACAGTCAACTAACCAAAGTTGTCTGCAATTATTTAAACATGATGCAGACTCGATTTTGCCGGACTCAAATATCTTTTTATTTTACTTTTTATAAAAAGTGAAAATAAAAAGCCAAGAACACTTGAATGTGTGTTGGTACCTAAATCATAAAGACTTAGGATTTGAGAACTTTTCAATGAATAACAACGCATCTCAAAGAGATGGGGATTGTTGTTATTCGTCAGCTTTCCAAATTGTTAAAGAGCAATCATAGCTCGAAGCTTTCGCTTCAAAACCATCAATCTGTGTGGACACTCATCGTGAGTAATCATCGTATAAGGAGGTGATCCAGCGCCAGGTTCCCCTAGCGCTACCTTGTTACGACTTCACCCCAGTCATGAACCACAAAGTGGTGAGCGTCCCCCCGAAGGTTAAACTACCCACTTCTTTTGCAGCCCACTCCCATGGTGTGACGGGCGGTGTGTACAAGGCCCGGGAACGTATTCACCGTAGCATTCTGATCTACGATTACTAGCGATTCCGACTTCATGGAGTCGAGTTGCAGACTCCAATCCGGACTACGACGCACTTTTTGGGATTCGCTCACTTTCGCAAGTTGGCCGCCCTCTGTATGCGCCATTGTAGCACGTGTGTAGCCCTACTCGTAAGGGCCATGATGACTTGACGTCGTCCCCACCTTCCTCCGGTTTATCACCGGCAGTCTCCCTGGAGTTCCCACCCGAAGTGCTGGCAAACAAGGATAAGGGTTGCGCTCGTTGCGGGACTTAACCCAACATTTCACAACACGAGCTGACGACAGCCATGCAGCACCTGTCTCAGAGTTCCCGAAGGCACCAATCCATCTCTGGAAAGTTCTCTGGATGTCAAGAGTAGGTAAGGTTCTTCGCGTTGCATCGAATTAAACCACATGCTCCACCGCTTGTGCGGGCCCCCGTCAATTCATTTGAGTTTTAATCTTGCGACCGTACTCCCCAGGCGGTCTACTTAACGCGTTAGCTCCGAAAGCCACGGCTCAAGGCCACAACCTCCAAGTAGACATCGTTTACGGCGTGGACTACCAGGGTATCTAATCCTGTTTGCTCCCCACGCTTTCGCATCTGAGTGTCAGTATCTGTCCAGGGGGCCGCCTTCGCCACCGGTATTCCTTCAGATCTCTACGCATTTCACCGCTACACCTGAAATTCTACCCCCCTCTACAGTACTCTAGTCTGCCAGTTTCAAATGCTATTCCGAGGTTGAGCCCCGGGCTTTCACATCTGACTTAACAAACCACCTGCATGCGCTTTACGCCCAGTAATTCCGATTAACGCTCGCACCCTCCGTATTACCGCGGCTGCTGGCACGGAGTTAGCCGGTGCTTCTTCTGCAGCTAACGTCAAACGAGGCCGCTATTAACGACTCCGCCTTCCTCACTGCTGAAAGTACTTTACAACCCGAAGGCCTTCTTCATACACGCGGCATGGCTGCATCAGGCTTGCGCCCATTGTGCAATATTCCCCACTGCTGCCTCCCGTAGGAGTCTGGACCGTGTCTCAGTTCCAGTGTGGCTGATCATCCTCTCAGACCAGCTAGGGATCGTCGCCTTGGTGAGCCATTACCTCACCAACTAGCTAATCCCACCTGGGCATATCCTGACGCGAGAGGCCCGAAGGTCCCCCTCTTTGAGCCGAAGCTATTATGCGGTATTAGCCATCGTTTCCAATGGTTATCCCCCACATCAGGGCAATTTCCCAGGCATTACTCACCCGTCCGCCGCTCGACGCCGTTATCGTTCCCCGAAGGTTCAGATAACTCGTTTCCGCTCGACTTGCATGTGTTAGGCCTGCCGCCAGCGTTCAATCTGAGCCATGATCAAACTCTTCAATTTAAGATTTTGTCGGCTCAATGAATACTGAACATTACATAAAGTAATGTTTGAATTGACTGTGCTGAATCCGAAGATTCAATGGTCACTTCGTTTCATTGAAACCTAATTTGATACCGAAGTATCGAATTGGATTATCATCAACGAGTGCCCACACAGATTGATAGGTTTATATTGTTAAAGAGCTGTGCTAACCAAATCGATATTTAATACCTCTTGGCTAGGGGTGCGTATCTTACGCTTCCCGCTTAAAGAGTCAAGCGTTTTATTTAACTTTATTTCCTCTTTAAATTCCGATTCGGTTTGTGACTCTCGTCTCACTCCGTGTCGGTGAGGCGGCATTATAGGGAGGTCTGAGAAGATGACAAGTGTTTTTTAGAAATTACTTTCTGTTTGGTTAAAAAGAAAACAAAGGGCTGAAAATAGAATAAAATTTCAACATTTGAATCATGTCACATCAATAGGTTGGAAAAACAACAACCATATACGTAAGATCCGTGTGTCTATTTTGTTAACATCTAGACATTTTTTCTTAAACTACAAAGTTGTATTCGAATATGAGTTCAAATAAATCGACCTTAATGATTATCGCCCTAGCGGTATTGGGTGGAATCATCTTTTCGCAGGTTGCTATTTCTCCTGCGCTCAGCTTTGTTATCGGTGTTTTTGCTTCTGCTTTTGTTTTTAAATTTTCAAACACCTCAACTGAGCCAGCAACCGTTAATGAACCCGCGACCAAAACTCTTTATGTCGGCAACCTTCCTTACAAAGCAAATGAGTCACACGTAAAAGAATTATTTGCCAAACATGGGGAAGTTTTCGCTGTACGTTTGATGAAAGACAAACGCACAGGTAAAAGAAGAGGATTTGGTTTTGTTGTAATGGCAGCGACCGATGCTGCCGGTGCCATAGAAGGATTAAATGACAAGGATTATATGCAGCGTACGTTAAAAGTACGTATTGCTAACGATCCAAAATCTCAAGCCGAACTGGATTAAACCCTAAAACTTGTAACGCTTGATTCAACGCTCCTTCTTCATAAGGGGGAGCCGTTGAGAAAATCTCTCGTTTCCCCTTCTCTTCTTTTATTCTCTCAAGATTCAGTAGAGCCTGCACACGGCGTGCAATGGCTTCTCCCGAGTCCATCAATACAACCTGCTCACTCAGCACCGACTGAATTTCTTCCCTAATCAGCGGAAAGTGTGTACACCCGAGTACGGCAACATCTACTTTACCAATCATGGGGGATAAAATATCCGTCAGTTCTTGAGTCGAGATTGGGATACCACGAAGCTTTTCTTCTGCCATATCAACCAGTCGAGTAGAGCCCAACAATTCAACGGGTTTGCTTTGCGAGAAGTCGCGAATCAATTCCTGCGTGTATTGACGTGTCACCGTCGCAGGGGTTGCTATCAGGCCAACCGCTTTATTCGCTAAATTGGAAGCTGGCTTAATCGCAGGTACGACACCGACAACCGGAATGGAGAGCAACGTTCTCAATGAAGGTAGTACAATGGTGCTTGCGGTATTACATGCAATCACAACTAAATCGACTTGGTACTCAGCGACATACTGCGAAACCAACGCTTCCACTCGAGAAACTAAAGTTTCATGATTCAGCTCACCGTAGGGATAGGCAGCGTTATCGAACAGGTATATATAATCAAGCTGAGGGAGCTTTTTTTCTATCTCTTGGAAAACAGAAAGCCCACCGACGCCAGAGTCAAAAATTAATACTTTTGGTTGTTGTGACACTTGATATACCCACGCATTTCGATGTGGCAATCATACTCACACAAATTAGTTTGGCAATATCTTCGCTTGATAACGTTGATGAGAGAAACGCTCTCCGACGTCAAGGGTAGTTAAGCTCAACTCTATCTTGCCTTGATAGCTACGGGTTTGTGTGACTAACGTATGAAACTCTCCATCCTCACCGCATAGATCCACGCCGCGCGGTAGAGAATCAATGAAGGTTCGGTCATACCATCGCCCGCAATAAGTTGGGTCAAGAGCCTGACCATCCGTCGTTACCACCAAGGTTTTAATGCCACGCTCTAATATCTCATCCGCAAGGTCTTGGCTGTGTTGTCCAATGAGAGGAAAAACACACTCCCAACCAGCAGGTTCAATATAGCTGCGGCGATAGGCTTCAATCCCATTACAAAACATGTCACCAAAAGCCACAGCTTGAATATCGAGCGCACTGTTTTTTAGTGCATCAATAATGGCCGACTGATAAACATCATTAGGCGGAAATATTTCCGGCATTTCAATCTTTATTAGAGGCAAACCAAGTAAGGCAGCTTGCATGTCGAGCACTTCAACAGGTGTGGCTTGAAATGGGACTTCATCTTTGACATAAGTCGTGTATAGACCGACCACTTGATACTCTTCGCTTTCAATCAACCTTTCTAAGGTCAAAGTCGAATCTTTACCGCTCGACCAGCTGATAATGACATTCTTTTTCATTGCTACTGCCTATAGATAAGAAAAAACCGCCCGAAGGCGGCTTAGGTAATTAGAATTGGTATGAAGCACTGAGGTAGTAGCTACGTTCCGGTGTTAAGTATTCTTTCGCTGTCTGGTAATCTTCATCAAACAGATTGTTCACTTTTCCAGACAAGGTGATATTCGACGTCACATAGTAATTTGTTGATAGGTTCCATAGTGAGTAAGCTTCTAACTTGTTATTGTTACTATAGTCATCATAACGATCACCTTGATACACCATGCTTAAAGACAGATCCCACGAGTCTTGGGTAAATGTTCCAATCCAAGATGCGGTTTCTTTTGCTCTTCGGGCCAACTGCTTTCCTTCAGAATCCTTAGGGTTCATGTAAGCAAGACCAATAGTATGGTAAACAGGGCCGGTATCAAAACTACCTTCAAATTCTATACCGGAAATGTCTGCATCAGTATTTGTTGGTGCCCAGTTTAAATGCTCATAGTAAATGATCATATCTTCCAATTCAGAAGCGTAAGCACTCAATCTCCAATCAATCACTTCGAACTGACCAATTAAGCCAATCTCAGTTGAAGCAGACTCTTCAACTTTCAGGTTTGGGTTGCCTGAAGTTGGCTCATATAAATCATAAAAAGAAGGTGCTTTAAACGCTGTCCCATAGCTACCATATGCCCTCAACTTTTCATTGAAATTATATGCAACCGCAGCAGACCAAGTTGTGAAATTATCAAAACTTGTATCATCATCGAATCTTACACTACCATCTAACGTAAACTGACCTAGCTCTTTGGTTGAAGTAACAAATACACCTGTATTCGTCCTGTCTTTTTTTACATAGTCAACCGTACCACTAGAAACATCCTCATTTACCACATCTAAACCAGCATTCACTTTGAAGCCATCTTCAACGATAAATGAATTCAGCCAATTTAGAGAGGTACGATTCGTCTTATAGGTTGATACGTGCTCACGTTCACTTACAGGGTAGGAGGTACTTTCTTGGATAGATTTTGAAAGGCTGAGACGACTAGACAACACATCATTACTATATAATGCGCCACCGCTTACTTGGAAGAAATCTGCATCTCGTTCATTTAGAGTTGTTGCAAATGAACTATTGCTACCATTGAATTCAGATAAACTATCACTGTAGAACACATCTAGATTCAACTGAACCTGAGAAGAAATTTCATGAAAAAGTGAAGCGGTAAAGTCTTTCGACTCCCCGCCGTATTCACCACCAATATCTGCTGATGTGCCAGCTTTAATGTTATATCCGTCCGTCTCTTTGTAATTTACAAAAAACGTCCCATAAGTTTTTTCATTTAGTTGTCCACGAGATTGCCACGACGTCTGATAATAACTATCACTTCCCATACTCGTTTTAATCTGATGCAGTGAATCACCTGTCTGATGAGTAATGAAGTTGATAACACCACCAATAGCGTCGGCACCGTAAACTGCAGCTCTAGGCCCGCGAATAATTTCAATTCTCTCGATGATCTCAACAGGCAACAAAGAAAGGTCAAAGCCCCCTTGAGACGCGCTATTTATTTTTACGCCATTCAAAAGAATAAGCGAGTGTTTACTTTCAGAGCCCCGAATAAAAATAGAGGTCGTGTGAAAGGAGTCGCCACTCTCCCCGAGCTGGACGCCTGGGACGTACTTAAAAACCTCTGTTAAAGATTTTGCTTGAAGAGTGTCTATTTCTTCTCGTGTAATTGTAGTAACCGAAGCTAAGACACTTGCTTCTGACTGCTCAAAACGGTTCGCCGTCACCACCATAGTCTCATCGGCTGAGGCTTCTTGGGCATATGAAAGGGAGGCGTGCGGAAGTAGCGATGCCACTGCTATCGCCAGAATAGAACGGTTCATTTTTATAATCCTAAATCGCGTAAATCCTACCGAGCTTGGAGCACTTGCTTCCATTGATTGGCTCAGCTGCTGGCAGGTATTCGGACTCAAGAGCTCAGTATCACCACCTAATCACTCGACTTCCCACATAAATCTCTATGCAGTGTCATTTGAGCTTTCGTTCTCTTTTACCGCTGCGCGTCAGTTCTGGATTTCCACCAGATTCCCTTTTCAGCCATCTATACTGCTAGATAGCACCAGCTAGGCGCAAATGTTATTCAGCTATCATTCCTTTGTCCAGCCAATATTGTGCTTTTATATAACCAATGGCTTTATCACTCTCACATGGAAACATGTTTACACACGATGTTGAACCGAGGAGAGTGACAAAGCTGGACATGTCGCAGATATTGAATAAAATCTGCGCTCCTAAAACAAACGCACTCAGCACCTGAAAGGTAATAAACATGGCGACTCTTGAAGTAAATCCACAGCGCTACCAAGAACAACTGGCGGAAAAGGTCGAACGTCTCAATCAGATGTTTGCGCCCTACCACGTCCCAGAACTGGAAGTGTTTGAGTCCCCAGAGCAACATTATCGTATGCGCGCTGAGTTCCGTGTTTGGCATGAAGGGGAAGACCTTTACTACATCATGTTCAATCAGGAAACGCGTGAAAAATACCGCGTTGACCAGTTCCCTGCAGCCAGCCGTCTGATCAACGACCTGATGCCATTGCTGATTGATGCAATGAAAGACAACGACTCTCTGCGTCGTAAACTGTTCCAAGTGGATTTTCTATCGACACTGAGCGGTGAGATTCTGGTGTCTCTTTTGTACCACCGTCAATTGGATGATGAGTGGACGAAGAACGCAAAAGCACTCAAGCAACGTCTGAACGATGAAGGCTTCAACCTGAACCTGATTGGTCGTGCACGTAAAATGAAGATTGTTCTGGATCGCGACTACGTGATTGAAAAACTCGACGTCAATGGCCAACCGTACGTTTACCAACAAGTCGAGAACAGCTTTACGCAACCCAACGGCAAAGTAGCTGAAAAGATGCTGGAGTGGGCAATCGACTGTACCAACGAAAGCCAAGGCGATTTACTCGAGCTTTACTGTGGTAACGGTAACTTCTCACTGGCACTCGCGCAGAACTTTAATCGTGTACTGGCAACCGAACTGGCCAAACCTTCCGTTGAATCTGCGCAGTACAATATTGCAGCTAATAACATTGATAACGTGCAGATCCTGCGTCTATCCGCGGAA
This sequence is a window from Vibrio coralliilyticus. Protein-coding genes within it:
- a CDS encoding RNA recognition motif domain-containing protein, producing MSSNKSTLMIIALAVLGGIIFSQVAISPALSFVIGVFASAFVFKFSNTSTEPATVNEPATKTLYVGNLPYKANESHVKELFAKHGEVFAVRLMKDKRTGKRRGFGFVVMAATDAAGAIEGLNDKDYMQRTLKVRIANDPKSQAELD
- the murI gene encoding glutamate racemase, with amino-acid sequence MSQQPKVLIFDSGVGGLSVFQEIEKKLPQLDYIYLFDNAAYPYGELNHETLVSRVEALVSQYVAEYQVDLVVIACNTASTIVLPSLRTLLSIPVVGVVPAIKPASNLANKAVGLIATPATVTRQYTQELIRDFSQSKPVELLGSTRLVDMAEEKLRGIPISTQELTDILSPMIGKVDVAVLGCTHFPLIREEIQSVLSEQVVLMDSGEAIARRVQALLNLERIKEEKGKREIFSTAPPYEEGALNQALQVLGFNPVRLEILDR
- a CDS encoding adenine nucleotide alpha hydrolase → MKKNVIISWSSGKDSTLTLERLIESEEYQVVGLYTTYVKDEVPFQATPVEVLDMQAALLGLPLIKIEMPEIFPPNDVYQSAIIDALKNSALDIQAVAFGDMFCNGIEAYRRSYIEPAGWECVFPLIGQHSQDLADEILERGIKTLVVTTDGQALDPTYCGRWYDRTFIDSLPRGVDLCGEDGEFHTLVTQTRSYQGKIELSLTTLDVGERFSHQRYQAKILPN
- a CDS encoding TonB-dependent receptor domain-containing protein — translated: MEASAPSSVGFTRFRIIKMNRSILAIAVASLLPHASLSYAQEASADETMVVTANRFEQSEASVLASVTTITREEIDTLQAKSLTEVFKYVPGVQLGESGDSFHTTSIFIRGSESKHSLILLNGVKINSASQGGFDLSLLPVEIIERIEIIRGPRAAVYGADAIGGVINFITHQTGDSLHQIKTSMGSDSYYQTSWQSRGQLNEKTYGTFFVNYKETDGYNIKAGTSADIGGEYGGESKDFTASLFHEISSQVQLNLDVFYSDSLSEFNGSNSSFATTLNERDADFFQVSGGALYSNDVLSSRLSLSKSIQESTSYPVSEREHVSTYKTNRTSLNWLNSFIVEDGFKVNAGLDVVNEDVSSGTVDYVKKDRTNTGVFVTSTKELGQFTLDGSVRFDDDTSFDNFTTWSAAVAYNFNEKLRAYGSYGTAFKAPSFYDLYEPTSGNPNLKVEESASTEIGLIGQFEVIDWRLSAYASELEDMIIYYEHLNWAPTNTDADISGIEFEGSFDTGPVYHTIGLAYMNPKDSEGKQLARRAKETASWIGTFTQDSWDLSLSMVYQGDRYDDYSNNNKLEAYSLWNLSTNYYVTSNITLSGKVNNLFDEDYQTAKEYLTPERSYYLSASYQF
- the trmA gene encoding tRNA (uridine(54)-C5)-methyltransferase TrmA, which translates into the protein MATLEVNPQRYQEQLAEKVERLNQMFAPYHVPELEVFESPEQHYRMRAEFRVWHEGEDLYYIMFNQETREKYRVDQFPAASRLINDLMPLLIDAMKDNDSLRRKLFQVDFLSTLSGEILVSLLYHRQLDDEWTKNAKALKQRLNDEGFNLNLIGRARKMKIVLDRDYVIEKLDVNGQPYVYQQVENSFTQPNGKVAEKMLEWAIDCTNESQGDLLELYCGNGNFSLALAQNFNRVLATELAKPSVESAQYNIAANNIDNVQILRLSAEEFTQAIEGKREFRRLKDAGVDLKSYNCNTIFVDPPRAGMDIDTCKMVQGYDRILYISCNPETLKDNLDVLSETHNITRFALFDQFPYTHHMEAGVLLERKA